The Methanobrevibacter sp. genome window below encodes:
- a CDS encoding Zc3h12a-like ribonuclease, protein MKVIIDAANVAHFHKEEGSKAKLKNITLAVKALEEGGHDFLIIADASLRHNIDDKETFVRLVDDGIIDEVPVGTIADHYILDLAYEEDAKVLSNDKFRDFMSEFPDINSIRIPFSIQDGELVMGKAKKPKKVKNLLQNICDEILNELERKRWVVYTGKETTKFTPLNVAKQAILLLDESEQDNVSSKIEGIFSKLPMFDKVMEMVDDVETSVPYVIFVLVHPKDYKAAVKDAGNISVTVADRLRLVHKPLIAVRNDLFIKPGYFGLNIVLTDEVEDNSPYNIEIQTNTYDEAFIKKNSRNIASTIAGRLGTWKFPFVSVKPNMILEKPGEFEIYLEKNSKKKKEK, encoded by the coding sequence TTGAAAGTTATTATTGATGCAGCGAATGTTGCGCATTTTCATAAAGAGGAAGGCTCAAAGGCTAAATTAAAAAACATCACTTTGGCTGTAAAGGCTTTGGAAGAAGGAGGCCATGACTTTTTAATCATAGCGGATGCTTCCTTGCGTCACAATATTGATGATAAGGAGACTTTTGTCAGACTGGTTGATGATGGAATCATAGATGAGGTTCCTGTAGGGACCATTGCAGACCATTATATCCTTGACTTGGCTTATGAAGAGGATGCAAAGGTATTGTCCAACGACAAGTTCAGGGATTTCATGTCTGAATTCCCAGACATCAACAGCATAAGGATTCCATTCTCAATACAGGACGGCGAACTGGTCATGGGTAAGGCCAAAAAGCCTAAGAAGGTCAAGAACCTCCTGCAGAATATCTGTGATGAGATTCTAAATGAACTTGAGCGCAAGCGTTGGGTGGTTTATACTGGAAAGGAAACAACCAAATTCACTCCATTGAATGTGGCAAAGCAAGCCATCCTCTTGCTTGATGAATCTGAACAGGATAACGTTTCCTCAAAGATAGAGGGAATATTCTCCAAATTGCCAATGTTTGACAAGGTTATGGAAATGGTGGATGATGTGGAGACATCTGTTCCATATGTGATATTCGTTCTTGTTCATCCTAAGGACTATAAGGCTGCCGTCAAGGATGCAGGTAACATTTCAGTTACTGTGGCAGACAGATTGAGATTGGTTCACAAGCCACTCATAGCAGTCCGTAATGACCTGTTCATCAAGCCTGGCTACTTTGGATTGAACATTGTCCTGACTGATGAGGTTGAAGACAATTCTCCATACAATATTGAAATCCAGACAAATACCTACGATGAGGCATTCATCAAAAAGAATTCAAGAAACATTGCAAGTACAATTGCAGGAAGATTAGGCACATGGAAGTTCCCATTCGTTTCAGTCAAGCCTAATATGATTCTTGAAAAGCCAGGTGAGTTCGAGATCTACTTGGAAAAGAATTCCAAGAAAAAGAAAGAGAAATAG
- a CDS encoding UPF0058 family protein: MYKDEMIQLHQFLVYVLKYLDTDNSAHEFFDDYLALNISPHHIHRTKAEHKHAIFVLSNIISEVILNKEEGSVPPNVSNALRDLVRRSKKELKAAEAAQSK; this comes from the coding sequence ATGTATAAGGATGAAATGATTCAATTACATCAATTTTTAGTATATGTTTTAAAATATTTAGACACTGATAACTCTGCTCACGAGTTCTTTGACGATTACCTTGCTTTGAATATAAGTCCTCATCACATTCACAGAACAAAAGCAGAGCACAAACATGCAATATTCGTTCTTTCTAACATCATTTCTGAAGTTATTTTGAACAAGGAAGAGGGATCCGTACCTCCAAATGTATCAAATGCTTTAAGAGATCTTGTAAGAAGATCCAAAAAGGAATTGAAGGCGGCTGAAGCTGCTCAATCAAAATAG
- the hisD gene encoding histidinol dehydrogenase — protein sequence MEILKYEKETADDLIKRSQADISEVLNIVSDILKDVKENRDEAVKRYTAKFDKAELEDLQVSEDEIKEAYDNLDKNLIEALERASANIEKFHKAQIPEEWSMEVDTGITAGQIIRPINSVGCYIPGGRAAYPSSILMEVIPAKIAGVERIICCTPPGADGKIMDAILVAADLAGADEIYKCGGAQAIAAMAYGTESIKKVEKIVGPGNVFVTGAKKLVYGDVDIEFPAGPSEVLILADNTAVPEYLAHDFLSQAEHDPEASCFLVTDDEGIANASKDLIEEFAKEADRREIIEESLEKHGHIILCENMEEAIDFTNTYAPEHLIISTEDDRAVLDRIKNAGSIFLGKYSPVAAGDYGSGTNHVLPTGGGAKMYSGLSTEAFLKKPTVQTITKEGIEKLAKTVIPIAEYEGFYAHANSVKVRLDKK from the coding sequence ATGGAAATTCTAAAGTATGAAAAGGAAACTGCAGATGACTTGATCAAAAGGTCACAGGCAGACATCAGCGAAGTCCTGAATATAGTTTCAGACATCCTGAAGGATGTCAAGGAAAACAGGGATGAAGCTGTAAAAAGGTATACTGCCAAGTTTGACAAGGCCGAATTGGAGGATTTGCAGGTTTCTGAAGATGAAATCAAAGAAGCTTACGACAATTTGGATAAGAATCTCATTGAAGCCCTTGAAAGGGCATCTGCAAACATTGAAAAATTCCATAAGGCTCAAATTCCAGAAGAATGGTCCATGGAAGTGGACACTGGAATAACCGCCGGACAGATCATAAGACCGATAAACAGTGTCGGCTGCTACATTCCAGGAGGAAGGGCTGCCTATCCATCATCCATTTTAATGGAAGTGATTCCTGCAAAGATAGCTGGAGTGGAAAGGATTATCTGCTGCACTCCACCAGGAGCTGATGGAAAAATAATGGATGCGATTTTAGTGGCTGCAGACCTTGCTGGAGCGGATGAGATCTACAAATGTGGAGGAGCCCAAGCAATTGCCGCAATGGCTTATGGAACCGAATCAATCAAAAAGGTCGAAAAGATTGTAGGTCCTGGAAACGTGTTCGTTACCGGTGCTAAAAAGCTGGTTTATGGTGACGTGGATATAGAATTCCCTGCAGGACCTTCTGAAGTGCTGATTCTTGCAGACAATACAGCTGTTCCGGAATATCTTGCTCATGATTTCCTCTCTCAAGCGGAACATGACCCTGAGGCATCATGCTTCCTGGTCACCGATGATGAGGGAATTGCCAATGCTTCAAAGGACTTGATTGAAGAGTTTGCAAAAGAGGCAGACAGGCGTGAGATCATTGAAGAGTCATTGGAAAAGCACGGACATATCATTCTTTGTGAAAATATGGAAGAGGCCATTGACTTTACAAATACCTATGCTCCCGAACACTTAATCATAAGCACTGAAGATGACAGGGCAGTCCTTGACAGAATCAAGAATGCAGGTTCAATCTTCCTAGGCAAGTACTCACCAGTGGCAGCTGGTGATTACGGTTCAGGAACCAATCATGTATTGCCGACAGGAGGGGGAGCTAAAATGTATTCAGGCCTTTCAACTGAAGCCTTCCTTAAAAAGCCTACAGTTCAGACAATTACCAAGGAAGGAATCGAGAAATTGGCCAAGACAGTCATTCCAATAGCTGAATATGAAGGTTTTTATGCACATGCAAATTCAGTGAAGGTAAGATTGGATAAAAAATAA
- the aspS gene encoding aspartate--tRNA(Asn) ligase, whose product MDYLLGDLRRTHYSKDVNPDISGEEVIIMGWVHEIRDLGGIIFVIIRDRDGLVQVTAPSKKVDASILDDLRALRKESVVAIKGTVQDAGKAPNGVEIIPAEVIILNPAKQPLPMDPTEKVKAEIDTRLNSRFLDLRKANVSSIFKIKANMFKTVREYFYEQGMIEINTPKLVASATEGGTELFPITYFEKEAFLGQSPQLYKQMMMGAGFDKVFEIGQIFRAEEHDTLRHLNEAVSIDCEISFADDVDVMKVLDGMITAVLKSTKENCAKELEILEHDLSAIPEGPFPEVKYDDAVDIVNSRGIDMEWGEDLSREAEKALGDTQEGFYFLTDWPSAIKPFYAMPYEDTPEISHAFDLMYKNLEISSGSTRVHQYDLLVKQMVERDLNPDGFGSYLKAFEYGMAPHAGWGVGADRLAMVLTGVENIRETVLFPRDRHRLTP is encoded by the coding sequence GTGGATTATTTATTAGGAGACTTAAGAAGAACTCATTATTCAAAAGACGTAAACCCTGATATCAGTGGGGAAGAAGTCATCATTATGGGTTGGGTACATGAAATTAGAGATTTAGGCGGAATCATCTTTGTAATCATAAGAGACAGGGATGGATTGGTTCAAGTTACTGCACCAAGTAAAAAGGTGGATGCAAGCATCTTAGATGATTTAAGAGCACTCAGAAAAGAATCTGTAGTTGCAATCAAAGGTACCGTGCAGGATGCAGGAAAGGCACCAAACGGCGTTGAAATCATTCCGGCTGAAGTAATCATCCTAAACCCAGCCAAACAGCCATTGCCAATGGATCCTACTGAAAAGGTAAAGGCTGAAATCGATACCAGACTGAACTCAAGATTCCTGGACTTAAGAAAAGCGAATGTCAGTTCAATCTTCAAGATAAAGGCTAACATGTTCAAAACCGTTCGCGAATACTTCTACGAGCAAGGCATGATTGAAATCAACACTCCTAAGCTTGTAGCTTCCGCTACTGAAGGAGGAACCGAGCTTTTCCCAATCACTTACTTTGAAAAGGAAGCTTTCCTCGGACAGTCCCCGCAATTATACAAGCAAATGATGATGGGTGCCGGATTCGATAAGGTATTTGAAATCGGACAGATCTTCAGGGCAGAAGAGCACGATACCTTAAGACACTTGAACGAAGCTGTTTCCATAGACTGTGAAATCTCCTTTGCAGATGATGTGGATGTTATGAAGGTATTGGACGGCATGATTACCGCAGTGCTCAAATCCACTAAGGAAAACTGTGCAAAAGAGCTTGAAATATTGGAACATGACTTAAGCGCAATTCCAGAAGGTCCATTCCCAGAAGTGAAATACGATGATGCTGTAGACATAGTCAATTCAAGAGGAATCGATATGGAATGGGGAGAAGACTTATCCAGAGAAGCTGAAAAGGCTTTAGGTGACACTCAAGAAGGTTTCTACTTCCTTACCGATTGGCCATCAGCCATCAAGCCATTCTATGCAATGCCTTACGAAGACACTCCAGAAATCAGCCATGCTTTCGACTTGATGTACAAGAACCTTGAAATCTCATCCGGTTCCACTAGGGTTCACCAATATGACCTTTTAGTGAAACAAATGGTTGAAAGGGACTTGAATCCTGACGGATTCGGAAGCTACTTGAAGGCATTCGAATACGGTATGGCTCCTCACGCAGGTTGGGGTGTAGGTGCAGACAGATTGGCTATGGTATTGACCGGTGTTGAAAACATTAGGGAAACCGTTCTCTTCCCAAGAGACAGACACAGATTAACTCCATAA
- a CDS encoding aminoacetone oxidase family FAD-binding enzyme, which translates to MHEYKVAIIGGGPAGMMAAIKAAQELGPKTVCIIEKNDGLGKKLLMTGGGRCNIANSTPIHDQLNYYKKNKNFLKHALYTLPQEKLLAIFEEKDLEFHIEDKKRIFPDSEDAHDVLDVLEEYLEELEVDTYLSCPIDANDMEHELNERMEPVFLIENDKISLNASKIVVSTGGITYPSTGSTGDGYKIASKMNHNITDIKPGLVSFNVDDFLLRSLSGLTLNDVEISFKDKKKKTSVRGDLLISHFGLTGPAVIDLSNLLIEKSKFSIVDDDLNLIDDEEMENLELFSDRISIDFTPDLTEEDIKAQITKDTPESGTLKIKNYMKKFLPSNFIDYFLMKLDISPNKTMANITKKEKNKIAEDLKRHPIVIEFLEIDLAKVTIGGVKSKEIDSKTLQSRFVEGLYFAGEVLEVAGPTGGYNLQIAFATGYLAGQEAANSLK; encoded by the coding sequence ATGCATGAATACAAAGTAGCAATCATAGGAGGAGGGCCGGCAGGGATGATGGCTGCAATAAAGGCAGCACAGGAATTAGGTCCAAAAACCGTATGCATCATAGAAAAGAATGATGGCTTGGGAAAGAAGCTTCTCATGACCGGTGGAGGCCGCTGCAATATTGCAAACAGCACTCCAATCCATGATCAATTGAACTATTACAAGAAGAACAAGAATTTCCTTAAGCATGCCCTATACACATTGCCTCAGGAAAAACTGCTTGCAATCTTTGAAGAGAAAGACCTTGAATTCCACATTGAAGACAAGAAGAGAATCTTCCCAGACAGTGAAGATGCCCATGATGTTCTAGATGTTTTGGAAGAATATCTTGAAGAATTGGAAGTGGATACATACCTTTCATGTCCAATTGATGCCAACGATATGGAGCATGAATTAAATGAAAGGATGGAACCAGTATTCTTAATAGAAAACGATAAGATATCATTAAATGCATCAAAGATTGTAGTATCTACAGGAGGCATTACATACCCATCTACAGGTTCCACTGGGGATGGATATAAAATAGCTTCCAAAATGAATCATAACATTACTGATATCAAGCCGGGGCTTGTCTCATTCAATGTTGATGACTTTTTGCTTAGAAGCCTAAGCGGACTTACTCTAAATGATGTGGAGATTTCATTTAAGGACAAAAAGAAAAAGACAAGTGTTAGGGGAGACCTATTGATCAGTCACTTTGGCCTGACCGGACCTGCAGTAATTGACTTGAGCAATCTATTGATTGAAAAATCCAAATTTTCAATAGTGGATGATGATTTGAATCTAATCGATGACGAGGAAATGGAAAACCTTGAACTGTTTTCAGATAGGATTTCTATTGATTTCACTCCTGACTTGACTGAAGAGGACATCAAGGCCCAAATCACAAAAGATACTCCAGAGAGTGGAACATTAAAGATAAAGAACTATATGAAGAAGTTCCTTCCATCTAACTTCATTGACTATTTCCTTATGAAATTGGACATAAGCCCTAATAAGACAATGGCTAACATCACTAAAAAGGAGAAGAATAAAATAGCTGAAGACCTTAAAAGGCATCCGATTGTAATTGAATTTTTGGAAATAGACCTTGCAAAGGTTACCATTGGAGGAGTCAAATCAAAAGAGATAGATTCCAAAACCCTCCAATCAAGATTTGTAGAAGGATTGTACTTTGCAGGAGAAGTTCTTGAAGTGGCTGGACCGACTGGCGGTTATAACTTGCAAATAGCTTTTGCCACAGGATATTTGGCAGGTCAGGAAGCTGCAAACAGTTTAAAATAA
- a CDS encoding DUF4012 domain-containing protein, giving the protein MNRRKKLIIAILSVILIWLLFVIGSFFIGGPDLAAENKTVLVLAADKYEQPNGGCDMAFIVRLEDGHLKSYEPFYPGGMVHPTQPAPGNLRGNMRFHDCLWNGVEEGMQYAKEIVEYRNGTHIDAVVVIYDEGLDNIIDSVRPLEVDGEVTTLSATDIIRENDNYNGYKGRSGVTGTMDRGDSVMVLVKALSNAAKDPNKKETMVKAAMNEYNKGNIVMTPKGSFARLLATKGFESIV; this is encoded by the coding sequence ATGAATAGACGAAAAAAACTTATTATAGCAATTCTTTCTGTCATTCTTATTTGGTTACTATTTGTTATAGGTAGCTTTTTCATAGGCGGTCCTGACTTGGCTGCTGAAAACAAGACTGTCTTGGTTCTTGCAGCCGACAAATACGAACAGCCAAATGGTGGATGCGATATGGCATTCATTGTCCGTTTGGAAGATGGGCACTTAAAGAGCTATGAACCATTTTATCCTGGTGGAATGGTGCACCCTACACAACCGGCTCCTGGAAATCTGAGGGGCAATATGCGTTTCCACGATTGTCTTTGGAATGGTGTTGAAGAGGGTATGCAATATGCAAAAGAAATTGTAGAATACCGTAATGGAACACATATTGATGCTGTTGTTGTCATCTATGATGAAGGATTGGATAATATCATAGATTCAGTAAGGCCTCTTGAAGTCGATGGTGAAGTGACTACCCTTAGTGCAACTGACATTATCCGTGAAAACGATAATTATAATGGATATAAAGGCAGAAGCGGAGTAACTGGAACCATGGACAGAGGAGATTCTGTTATGGTATTGGTTAAAGCACTTTCCAATGCGGCAAAAGATCCAAACAAAAAGGAGACCATGGTAAAGGCAGCGATGAATGAGTATAACAAAGGTAACATTGTTATGACTCCAAAAGGTTCATTCGCACGTTTGCTCGCAACAAAAGGATTTGAAAGCATTGTATAA